A window of Pusillimonas sp. DMV24BSW_D genomic DNA:
TGCAGTTCGATGAACCTGCACCAGGCGTATTGCGCATTACTATGGCCAACCCAGGACGTTTGAATTCCGCCGATGCCGTCATGCATGGGGAGCTCGTGCGGGTGTGGCGTGATATTGATGCTGACCCTGATGTTTCCGTTGCCATTATCCGTGGTTCAAAGGGGGCTTTTTCGTCGGGTGGCGACCTGGACCTCGTCAAAGAGATGACGGAAGACTTTACGGTGTTATCGCGTGTGTGGAAAGAGGCAAGAGACCTGGTTTATAACGTGATTAATTGTTCCAAGCCTATTGTTTCGGCGATGGAAGGGCCGGCAGTGGGTGCGGGTTTAGTGGCCGGCTTGTTGGCTGATATCTCCATTGCCGCTAAAGATGCACGCATTATCGATGGCCACACCCGATTGGGAGTGGCCGCCGGAGACCATGCCGCTATTGTGTGGCCGTTGCTTTGTGGCATGGCCAAGGCAAAATACTATTTAATGTTGTGCGAAAGTGTCTCCGGTGAGGAGGCTGAGCGAATCGGTTTGGTGTCGCTATGTACTGATGCGTCGGAGCTGGAAGCAAAGTCGCTTGAAATTGCCACCCGTCTGGCAAACGGCTCGCCTTCCGC
This region includes:
- a CDS encoding enoyl-CoA hydratase/isomerase family protein, translated to MNSVYESYQRLQFDEPAPGVLRITMANPGRLNSADAVMHGELVRVWRDIDADPDVSVAIIRGSKGAFSSGGDLDLVKEMTEDFTVLSRVWKEARDLVYNVINCSKPIVSAMEGPAVGAGLVAGLLADISIAAKDARIIDGHTRLGVAAGDHAAIVWPLLCGMAKAKYYLMLCESVSGEEAERIGLVSLCTDASELEAKSLEIATRLANGSPSALRWTKYALNNWLRMAGPTFDTSLALEFMGFTGPDAKEGLASLKAKRKPDFDQNCPL